In the Sarcophilus harrisii chromosome 1, mSarHar1.11, whole genome shotgun sequence genome, one interval contains:
- the HBM gene encoding hemoglobin subunit mu isoform X2, whose product MFSAEEQSHIVQIWNYLSGHEAIFGTELLQRLFTVYPSTKSYFPPLIPGLELTQMQNHGEQILMAVGVAVDNMYDLRTALSGLADLHAYGLRVEPTNFHVSLGALLSIHSFFFSIFSLLTQTLS is encoded by the exons ATGTTCAGCGCTGAGGAACAGAGCCACATCGTCCAGATTTGGAACTACCTATCTGGTCATGAAGCCATTTTCGGGACTGAGTTGTTGCAGAG GTTGTTCACCGTATATCCCAGCACGAAGAGCTACTTCCCACCCTTGATCCCTGGCCTGGAGCTAACCCAGATGCAGAACCACGGGGAACAGATACTGATGGCCGTGGGTGTGGCCGTGGATAACATGTATGATCTTCGGACTGCCCTGAGCGGTCTGGCTGATCTGCACGCCTATGGTTTAAGGGTGGAACCGACCAACTTCCATGTGAGCCTAGGAGCCCTTCtctccatccattcattcttctTCTCAATCTTCAGTCTTCTCACTCAAACACT TTCCTGA
- the HBM gene encoding hemoglobin subunit mu isoform X1 gives MFSAEEQSHIVQIWNYLSGHEAIFGTELLQRLFTVYPSTKSYFPPLIPGLELTQMQNHGEQILMAVGVAVDNMYDLRTALSGLADLHAYGLRVEPTNFHFLIHCFQVMLASHLQSEYTAEMHAAWDKFLTNVAVVLTEKYH, from the exons ATGTTCAGCGCTGAGGAACAGAGCCACATCGTCCAGATTTGGAACTACCTATCTGGTCATGAAGCCATTTTCGGGACTGAGTTGTTGCAGAG GTTGTTCACCGTATATCCCAGCACGAAGAGCTACTTCCCACCCTTGATCCCTGGCCTGGAGCTAACCCAGATGCAGAACCACGGGGAACAGATACTGATGGCCGTGGGTGTGGCCGTGGATAACATGTATGATCTTCGGACTGCCCTGAGCGGTCTGGCTGATCTGCACGCCTATGGTTTAAGGGTGGAACCGACCAACTTCCAT TTCCTGATCCATTGTTTCCAAGTGATGCTGGCTTCCCACCTGCAGTCAGAATACACTGCAGAGATGCATGCAGCATGGGACAAGTTTCTGACCAATGTGGCGGTGGTCCTAACAGAGAAATATCACTGA
- the HBM gene encoding hemoglobin subunit mu isoform X3, with amino-acid sequence MMRIRRMKKGIWLFTVYPSTKSYFPPLIPGLELTQMQNHGEQILMAVGVAVDNMYDLRTALSGLADLHAYGLRVEPTNFHFLIHCFQVMLASHLQSEYTAEMHAAWDKFLTNVAVVLTEKYH; translated from the exons ATGATGCGGATCcggagaatgaagaaaggaatctG GTTGTTCACCGTATATCCCAGCACGAAGAGCTACTTCCCACCCTTGATCCCTGGCCTGGAGCTAACCCAGATGCAGAACCACGGGGAACAGATACTGATGGCCGTGGGTGTGGCCGTGGATAACATGTATGATCTTCGGACTGCCCTGAGCGGTCTGGCTGATCTGCACGCCTATGGTTTAAGGGTGGAACCGACCAACTTCCAT TTCCTGATCCATTGTTTCCAAGTGATGCTGGCTTCCCACCTGCAGTCAGAATACACTGCAGAGATGCATGCAGCATGGGACAAGTTTCTGACCAATGTGGCGGTGGTCCTAACAGAGAAATATCACTGA